A window of Cellulomonas fimi contains these coding sequences:
- a CDS encoding GntR family transcriptional regulator, with product MSTGLTGPSTAVDPAAGAGPAPGGGTSDEAAAEARSLREVVYHRLRDDILNGRISPRERLTEPKLGKAFDVSRTPVREALSRLLSDGLVERTDYGYAVVVPSLEDLRNLYELRITLELRGIARAIENPSVRHDEAILREELGRWYALRDAPPDPDPSFVLLDERFHQALSRSSGNAQLTDALVTVNQKIRAVRMHDFVETGRIALTIDEHIEIVELVLERRLPEALTALHKHVGESLEVVMERATSAMTRMALAG from the coding sequence ATGAGCACCGGCCTGACCGGCCCGTCCACGGCCGTCGACCCGGCCGCCGGCGCGGGTCCCGCCCCGGGTGGAGGGACGTCCGACGAGGCCGCCGCCGAGGCCCGGTCGCTGCGCGAGGTCGTCTACCACCGGCTGCGCGACGACATCCTCAACGGCCGCATCTCCCCGCGCGAGCGGCTCACCGAGCCCAAGCTCGGCAAGGCGTTCGACGTGTCCCGCACGCCCGTGCGCGAGGCGCTGTCCCGGCTGCTGTCCGACGGGCTCGTCGAGCGCACCGACTACGGGTACGCGGTCGTCGTCCCGAGCCTGGAGGACCTGCGCAACCTCTACGAGCTGCGCATCACGCTCGAGCTGCGCGGCATCGCGCGCGCCATCGAGAACCCGTCGGTCCGGCACGACGAGGCGATCCTCCGTGAGGAGCTGGGTCGCTGGTACGCCTTGCGCGACGCCCCGCCCGACCCGGACCCGTCGTTCGTGCTGCTCGACGAGCGGTTCCACCAGGCGCTGTCGCGGTCGTCGGGGAACGCGCAGCTCACCGACGCGCTCGTCACCGTCAACCAGAAGATCCGGGCCGTGCGGATGCACGACTTCGTCGAGACCGGCCGGATCGCGCTCACCATCGACGAGCACATCGAGATCGTCGAGCTCGTCCTGGAGCGCCGCCTCCCCGAGGCGCTCACCGCGCTGCACAAGCACGTCGGTGAGTCCCTCGAGGTCGTCATGGAGCGCGCCACCAGCGCCATGACCCGCATGGCCCTCGCGGGCTGA
- the urtC gene encoding urea ABC transporter permease subunit UrtC: MSARLGPRARVWGGFLLAAALLLGVAPAVLSDFRLNLLGKFLCLAMVAVGIGLAWGRGGMLTLGQGVFFGLGGYLMAMHLKLADAGPGGVPDFMLLYGDGTVPGWWEPFRSPVVTILAILLLPAGLAALLGLAVFKRRVRGAYFAILSQALAAAFAILLIGQQKVTGGTNGLNGFQGFFGYDLSDPVNKRMLYYIAAVVLLLMVAAVRLLMRSRYGELLVAVRDQENRVRFLGYDPALVKVVAYTVAAAFAAIGGALFTPIVGIISPADVGVVPSIAFLVGVAIGGRATLLGPVLGAIGVSWAETSLSESFPSFWTYFQGALFIVVVAFLPNGLASLGQVWRRRRGGSGAGSGDSGDDGGDPVLRDAPRNDDQESGVHDPAVSGRTA, translated from the coding sequence ATGAGCGCCCGGCTCGGTCCGCGCGCCCGCGTCTGGGGCGGGTTCCTGCTCGCCGCCGCGCTGCTGCTCGGCGTCGCACCCGCCGTCCTGTCGGACTTCCGGCTCAACCTGCTCGGCAAGTTCCTGTGCCTCGCGATGGTCGCCGTCGGCATCGGCCTCGCGTGGGGCCGCGGCGGGATGCTCACGCTCGGGCAGGGCGTGTTCTTCGGGCTCGGCGGCTACCTCATGGCGATGCACCTCAAGCTCGCCGACGCCGGCCCGGGCGGCGTGCCCGACTTCATGCTGCTCTACGGCGACGGGACCGTGCCCGGGTGGTGGGAGCCGTTCCGGTCGCCGGTCGTCACGATCCTGGCGATCCTGCTGCTCCCGGCCGGTCTCGCGGCGCTCCTGGGGCTCGCGGTGTTCAAGCGGCGCGTCCGCGGTGCCTACTTCGCGATCCTGTCCCAGGCGCTCGCCGCCGCGTTCGCGATCCTGCTGATCGGCCAGCAGAAGGTCACCGGCGGCACCAACGGCCTCAACGGGTTCCAGGGCTTCTTCGGCTACGACCTGTCCGACCCCGTGAACAAGCGGATGCTCTACTACATCGCCGCCGTCGTGCTGCTGCTCATGGTCGCCGCCGTCCGGCTGCTCATGCGATCCCGCTACGGCGAGCTGCTCGTCGCCGTCCGCGACCAGGAGAACCGCGTCCGGTTCCTCGGCTACGACCCCGCGCTCGTCAAGGTCGTCGCCTACACCGTCGCCGCCGCGTTCGCCGCGATCGGCGGGGCGCTGTTCACGCCCATCGTCGGGATCATCTCGCCCGCCGACGTCGGCGTCGTGCCGTCCATCGCGTTCCTCGTCGGCGTCGCCATCGGCGGTCGGGCCACGCTGCTGGGACCGGTCCTCGGTGCGATCGGCGTCTCGTGGGCCGAGACGAGCCTGTCCGAGTCGTTCCCGTCGTTCTGGACCTACTTCCAGGGTGCGCTGTTCATCGTCGTCGTCGCGTTCCTGCCGAACGGGCTGGCCTCGCTGGGCCAGGTCTGGCGGCGTCGCCGCGGCGGGTCCGGGGCCGGCTCGGGCGACAGCGGCGACGACGGGGGTGACCCGGTGCTGCGGGACGCGCCGCGCAACGACGACCAGGAGTCCGGGGTCCACGACCCCGCCGTCAGCGGGAGGACCGCATGA
- the urtE gene encoding urea ABC transporter ATP-binding subunit UrtE codes for MLELTGVHVGYGRTSVVHGVDVSVADGGVTAVLGHNGAGKTTLLRAAVGLLPVRSGRVTLDGDDVTRLRPHQRVRRGLAYVPQGQQSFGQLTARENLQLVADGAGSAGASRVDDALDLFPALRGLLSRRAGLLSGGQRQQLAIARALVTGPRVLVLDEPTEGIQPSVVQEIEDAVATLTAQRGLTVLLVEQHVGFALAASQRYYVLESGRVTSTGSGGAEQEADVRAAMAL; via the coding sequence ATGCTGGAGCTCACCGGGGTGCACGTCGGGTACGGGCGCACGTCCGTCGTCCACGGCGTCGACGTGTCCGTCGCCGACGGCGGCGTGACCGCCGTGCTCGGCCACAACGGCGCCGGGAAGACGACCCTGCTGCGCGCCGCCGTCGGGCTGCTGCCGGTCCGGTCGGGTCGCGTCACGCTCGACGGCGACGACGTCACGCGCCTGCGCCCGCACCAGCGGGTCCGCCGCGGCCTCGCGTACGTGCCGCAGGGTCAGCAGTCCTTCGGGCAGCTCACCGCGCGCGAGAACCTCCAGCTCGTCGCCGACGGCGCCGGGTCGGCCGGGGCGTCCCGGGTCGACGACGCGCTCGACCTGTTCCCGGCGCTGCGCGGGCTGCTCTCCCGCCGTGCCGGGCTGCTGTCGGGCGGTCAGCGGCAGCAGCTCGCGATCGCGCGGGCGCTCGTCACCGGTCCGCGCGTCCTCGTCCTCGACGAGCCGACCGAGGGCATCCAGCCGTCCGTCGTGCAGGAGATCGAGGACGCCGTCGCGACGCTCACCGCGCAGCGCGGGCTCACCGTCCTGCTCGTCGAGCAGCACGTCGGCTTCGCGCTCGCCGCCTCCCAGCGGTACTACGTGCTCGAGTCCGGCCGCGTCACGAGCACCGGGTCCGGCGGGGCTGAGCAGGAGGCCGACGTGCGGGCGGCGATGGCCCTGTGA
- the urtB gene encoding urea ABC transporter permease subunit UrtB, which produces MDALVSQLFAGLSLGSVLLLAALGLALTFGQMGVINMAHGEFMMAGAYTAFVVQGVIADAGVSLLVSLVIGFLVGGLLGLLLEVALISRMYKRPLDTLLVTFGVALVLQQAARDVFGAPNVDVRAPSWLSGAVEILGVGIPRTRLFILALAVLAVVALSLALRFTPLGRRIRATVQNRDLAETSGISTRATDRLTFFLGSGVAGVAGVALTLLGSIGPTLGTNYIVDAFLVVVVGGIGQLKGAVIAAVGLGLLQAGIEYSTTASLAKVLVFVIIVAFLQVRPQGLVSVRTRSLA; this is translated from the coding sequence ATGGACGCCCTCGTCTCCCAGCTCTTCGCCGGGCTCAGCCTCGGGTCGGTGCTGCTGCTCGCGGCGCTCGGGCTCGCGCTGACGTTCGGTCAGATGGGCGTCATCAACATGGCGCACGGCGAGTTCATGATGGCGGGCGCGTACACCGCGTTCGTCGTGCAGGGCGTGATCGCCGACGCGGGCGTCTCGCTGCTCGTGTCGCTCGTGATCGGGTTCCTCGTCGGCGGGCTGCTCGGCCTGCTGCTCGAGGTCGCGCTCATCTCCCGCATGTACAAGCGGCCGCTTGACACCCTGCTCGTGACGTTCGGCGTCGCGCTCGTGCTCCAGCAGGCCGCGCGGGACGTCTTCGGGGCGCCGAACGTCGACGTGCGGGCGCCGTCCTGGCTGTCGGGCGCGGTCGAGATCCTGGGGGTGGGCATCCCGAGGACCCGCCTGTTCATCCTCGCGCTCGCGGTCCTCGCGGTCGTCGCGCTGTCGCTCGCGCTGCGGTTCACGCCGCTCGGCCGCCGCATCCGCGCCACGGTGCAGAACCGGGACCTCGCGGAGACGTCGGGCATCTCGACCCGGGCGACGGACCGGCTCACGTTCTTCCTCGGGTCCGGCGTCGCCGGGGTCGCGGGCGTCGCGCTCACGCTGCTCGGGTCGATCGGCCCGACGCTCGGCACCAACTACATCGTCGACGCGTTCCTCGTCGTGGTCGTCGGCGGGATCGGCCAGCTCAAGGGCGCGGTCATCGCGGCCGTCGGGCTCGGGCTGCTGCAGGCCGGCATCGAGTACTCGACCACCGCGTCGCTCGCCAAGGTGCTCGTCTTCGTCATCATCGTCGCGTTCCTGCAGGTCAGGCCGCAGGGCCTGGTCTCCGTGCGGACCCGGAGCCTCGCATGA
- the urtA gene encoding urea ABC transporter substrate-binding protein, which yields MTRLLTTRALAAPAAVALVLALGACGSRTDAGSSGDSSASGSASCVDTSGDSIKIGFLNSLSGTMAISEQTVRDALDLAAEEINAGGGVLGKQLEVVGEDGASEPTVFAEKAEKLIKSDCVAAVFGGWTSSSRKAMLPVFESNDALLFYPVQYEGLEASPNIFYTGATTNQQILPGVEYLKEQGKTKLFLVGSDYVFPRTANKEIVAWAEANGVEIVGEEYAPLGHTDFATIVTKLKGSGADAVFNTLNGDSNVAFFKEYKNVGLTADALPVVSVSIAEEEVGGIGIENIEGQLTAWNYYQTVDSPENADFVAAFKAKYGDDRVTSDPMEAAYTSLYLWKGMVEKAESFDVADIQEAADGVSFDAPEGTVTVNGDNHHIAKTALIGKIGPDGLIYTEWSSDGPIEPDPFLEGYEWAEDLS from the coding sequence TTGACCAGACTCCTCACCACCCGCGCGCTCGCCGCTCCGGCCGCCGTCGCGCTCGTCCTGGCCCTCGGGGCCTGCGGCTCCCGGACCGACGCAGGCTCCTCCGGCGACTCCAGCGCGTCGGGCTCCGCGTCGTGCGTCGACACCTCCGGCGACTCGATCAAGATCGGCTTCCTCAACTCGCTGTCGGGCACGATGGCGATCTCCGAGCAGACCGTGCGTGACGCGCTCGACCTCGCGGCGGAGGAGATCAACGCCGGCGGCGGCGTGCTCGGCAAGCAGCTCGAGGTCGTCGGCGAGGACGGCGCGTCCGAGCCCACGGTCTTCGCGGAGAAGGCCGAGAAGCTCATCAAGTCCGACTGCGTCGCGGCCGTCTTCGGCGGGTGGACGTCGTCGTCGCGCAAGGCGATGCTCCCGGTCTTCGAGAGCAACGACGCGCTGCTGTTCTACCCGGTCCAGTACGAGGGCCTGGAGGCGTCGCCGAACATCTTCTACACGGGCGCGACGACCAACCAGCAGATCCTCCCCGGGGTCGAGTACCTCAAGGAGCAGGGCAAGACGAAGCTCTTCCTCGTCGGGTCGGACTACGTGTTCCCGCGCACGGCCAACAAGGAGATCGTCGCCTGGGCCGAGGCGAACGGCGTCGAGATCGTCGGCGAGGAGTACGCGCCGCTCGGCCACACCGACTTCGCGACGATCGTCACCAAGCTCAAGGGCTCGGGCGCCGACGCGGTGTTCAACACCCTCAACGGCGACTCCAACGTCGCGTTCTTCAAGGAGTACAAGAACGTCGGCCTCACCGCCGACGCGCTGCCCGTCGTCTCCGTGTCGATCGCGGAGGAGGAGGTCGGCGGCATCGGCATCGAGAACATCGAGGGCCAGCTCACCGCGTGGAACTACTACCAGACGGTCGACAGCCCCGAGAACGCCGACTTCGTGGCCGCGTTCAAGGCCAAGTACGGCGACGACCGCGTGACGAGCGACCCGATGGAGGCCGCGTACACGTCGCTCTACCTGTGGAAGGGCATGGTCGAGAAGGCCGAGTCCTTCGATGTCGCGGACATCCAGGAGGCGGCCGACGGGGTGTCGTTCGACGCCCCCGAGGGCACCGTCACCGTGAACGGCGACAACCACCACATCGCCAAGACCGCGCTCATCGGGAAGATCGGCCCCGACGGCCTCATCTACACCGAGTGGTCGTCCGACGGCCCGATCGAGCCGGACCCGTTCCTCGAGGGCTACGAGTGGGCCGAGGACCTGTCCTGA
- a CDS encoding pyridoxal phosphate-dependent aminotransferase — protein sequence MPHLRPLDQSSKLKNVLYEIRGAALDEVARLEAEGHTILRLNTGNPAAFGFEAPHQIVRDVIASIPNAHGYTDSRGILSARRAIVTRYETEPGFPQIDVDDVFLGNGVSELITMVMQALLDEGDEVLIPSPDYPLWTAMTSLSDGVPVHYRCDESNGWQPDLEHLESLVGPRTKAIVVINPNNPTGAVYSRETLEAIADIARRHSLLVLSDEIYDRILFDGAVHTPMAAVAPDLLTLTFNGLSKTYRVAGYRSGWLVVTGPRDHAAGFLEGIELLASTRLCPNVPAQHAVQAALGGVQSIEGLIAPGGRLHEQREVAWRGLTSIPGVTCVRPDGALYLFPRLDPEVHEIHDDARLVHDLLVSEHILLVQGTGFNWPTPDHLRVVTLPEARVLAEAVERIGNFLSSYRQ from the coding sequence ATGCCGCACCTGCGTCCGCTCGACCAGTCCTCGAAGCTGAAGAACGTCCTGTACGAGATCCGTGGGGCGGCGCTCGACGAGGTCGCGCGGCTCGAGGCCGAGGGGCACACGATCCTGCGGCTCAACACCGGCAACCCGGCGGCGTTCGGGTTCGAGGCGCCGCACCAGATCGTGCGCGACGTCATCGCGTCCATCCCGAACGCGCACGGCTACACCGACTCGCGCGGCATCCTGTCGGCGCGCCGCGCGATCGTCACCCGGTACGAGACCGAGCCCGGCTTCCCGCAGATCGACGTCGACGACGTGTTCCTCGGCAACGGCGTGTCCGAGCTCATCACGATGGTCATGCAGGCGCTGCTCGACGAGGGCGACGAGGTGCTCATCCCGTCGCCGGACTACCCGCTGTGGACCGCGATGACGTCGCTGTCGGACGGCGTGCCGGTGCACTACCGGTGCGACGAGTCGAACGGCTGGCAGCCGGACCTGGAGCACCTCGAGTCGCTCGTCGGCCCGCGCACCAAGGCGATCGTCGTCATCAACCCGAACAACCCGACGGGCGCGGTGTACTCGCGCGAGACGCTGGAGGCGATCGCGGACATCGCGCGCCGGCACTCGCTGCTGGTGCTGTCCGACGAGATCTACGACCGGATCCTGTTCGACGGCGCGGTCCACACACCGATGGCCGCGGTCGCGCCCGACCTGCTCACGCTCACGTTCAACGGGCTGTCGAAGACGTACCGCGTCGCGGGCTACCGCTCCGGCTGGCTCGTGGTGACGGGTCCGCGCGACCACGCGGCGGGGTTCCTGGAGGGCATCGAGCTGCTCGCGTCGACGCGGCTGTGCCCCAACGTGCCCGCGCAGCACGCGGTGCAGGCCGCGCTCGGCGGGGTCCAGTCGATCGAGGGGCTCATCGCGCCCGGCGGGCGGCTGCACGAGCAGCGCGAGGTCGCGTGGCGTGGGCTCACGTCGATCCCGGGCGTCACGTGCGTGCGACCCGACGGCGCGCTCTACCTCTTCCCGCGCCTCGACCCCGAGGTGCACGAGATCCACGACGACGCGCGCCTCGTGCACGACCTGCTGGTGAGCGAGCACATCCTGCTGGTGCAGGGCACCGGCTTCAACTGGCCGACCCCCGACCACCTCCGCGTCGTGACGCTGCCCGAGGCGCGCGTGCTGGCCGAGGCGGTCGAGCGGATCGGCAACTTCCTGTCGTCCTACCGCCAGTAG
- the urtD gene encoding urea ABC transporter ATP-binding protein UrtD: MSPERHDAAPPTHTRGSDPADAVPVDGTTGLDTEALEAVIAAPGERFRHDYLEVRDLRVVFDGFVAVDGIDLTVTQGDLRFLIGPNGAGKTTVVDALTGLAPATGSARFGGVELVGRASHRTARAGVGRTFQTASVFDELTVLQNLDIAAGASRRPWSMLRRRTDVPEHVEAALDTVGLGHVRDVPAGVLAHGQKQWLEIGMLLVQDARLLLLDEPVAGMSQSEREQTGRLLQRIGEQRTVVVVEHDMEFLRAFASSVTVLHQGSVLSEGSVAQVQADPKVVEVYLGRDAGARAPASASSKEVS; encoded by the coding sequence ATGAGCCCCGAGCGTCACGACGCCGCGCCGCCGACGCACACGCGCGGCTCCGACCCGGCCGACGCGGTCCCGGTCGACGGCACCACCGGGCTCGACACCGAGGCGCTCGAGGCCGTCATCGCCGCGCCCGGCGAGCGGTTCCGGCACGACTACCTCGAGGTCCGCGACCTGCGGGTCGTGTTCGACGGGTTCGTCGCCGTCGACGGCATCGACCTCACGGTCACGCAGGGCGACCTGCGGTTCCTCATCGGCCCCAACGGCGCGGGGAAGACGACCGTCGTCGACGCCCTCACCGGACTCGCACCCGCGACCGGGTCGGCGCGGTTCGGCGGCGTCGAGCTCGTCGGGCGTGCCTCGCACCGCACCGCCCGGGCGGGCGTCGGCCGGACCTTCCAGACCGCGTCCGTGTTCGACGAGCTCACCGTGCTCCAGAACCTCGACATCGCCGCGGGCGCGTCGCGTCGCCCGTGGTCGATGCTGCGCCGCCGGACCGACGTGCCCGAGCACGTCGAGGCCGCGCTCGACACCGTGGGGCTCGGGCACGTGCGGGACGTGCCCGCCGGGGTGCTCGCGCACGGCCAGAAGCAGTGGCTCGAGATCGGCATGCTGCTCGTCCAGGACGCACGACTGCTGCTCCTCGACGAGCCCGTCGCCGGCATGTCCCAGTCCGAGCGCGAGCAGACCGGCCGGCTCCTGCAGCGCATCGGCGAGCAGCGGACCGTGGTCGTCGTCGAGCACGACATGGAGTTCCTGCGGGCGTTCGCGTCGTCCGTGACCGTCCTGCACCAGGGGTCGGTGCTGTCCGAGGGGTCCGTCGCGCAGGTGCAGGCCGACCCGAAGGTCGTCGAGGTGTACCTGGGCCGGGACGCGGGCGCTCGCGCGCCGGCGTCGGCGTCGTCGAAGGAGGTGTCGTGA
- the uca gene encoding urea carboxylase codes for MFDTLLVANRGEIAVRILRSARDLGLRTVAVYSDADAAVPHVRLADEAVRLGPGPAAESYLRTELVLHAAAETGAGAIHPGYGFLSENAAFAAQVEAAGLAFVGPTPAHLSVFGDKHEAREAARAAGVPLVAGSGLLESVADALAAAEVVGYPVMVKAVGGGGGIGMQACADPGELVAAFDRVQRIAAASFGSAGVFLERYVAHARHLEVQVFGDGAGRVVSLGDRDCSLQRRHQKVVEEAPAPALPSSVRAELHASARALTASVAYRSAGTVEYVYDVDRGEVSFLEVNTRLQVEHPVTEAVTGVDLVAWMIRLAQGDASFLDEVPDAGPAIRGHAIEARVYAEDPRKDHQPSAGLLTEVVYPDPSTGVRVDAWAETGQEVTTLYDPMLAKVIVHADDRDAALDACAAALADTRMSGLQTNLPLLRAAVADPAVRAATHTTGTLGGVVDDEPHVAVERPGVMTTVQDWPGRLGHWDVGISPSGPMDDLSFRLGNRALGNPEGVPGLECTLTGPRLRFSHEAVVCVTGADAPVTVDGEPVPQWEPVVVPAGSVLDVGAPSGAGLRTYVLVRGGLDVPLYLGSASTFSLGGFGGYTGRALALGDTLVPAVVPSDAPPVAPVPVEDRPQLVHAWEVAVQEGPQPAPTYFTPDDMRMLYDATWQVQTHANRTGIRLTGPKPQWARPDGGEAGLHPSNLHDNPYSVGALNVSGDTPILLGPDGPSLGGFACPVTVVAGHRWKMGQIRPGDTVRLVPVPEATADALRGSDALRAAATVPSALATGPDGDDGVLARVPGDPDDPLGTPDVVYLRGGDDNVLVEYGPMVLDLGLRMRVHALGEALRARDLSGIVDITPGVRSLHVHVDPDALSVRALVAVLVELEATLPATADLVVPSRRIHLPLSFDDPVIADAVHRYQAGVRPDAPWLPSNIEFVRRINGLPSTDDVFATMTSAEYLVLGLGDVYLGAPLAVPLDPRHRLMTTKYNPARTWTAADTVGLGGQYLCVYGMDSPGGYQLVGRTVPIWSGHRQRGVFEPGKPWLLRFFDRVVWHPVGAAELLEQRAAFAAGRLDVEVEHGTFSYREHLDLLAAHADDIATFQSRQAAAFADERAAWAAAGELDAHDEPAPDAGPAGAGLAGAAQIELADGHVLVEAPMVGSVWRVEAASGSQVREGDLLVALEAMKLELGVVAPADGRVLEVLVAPGQQVAPGAPLAILAVGP; via the coding sequence GTGTTCGACACCCTGCTCGTCGCCAACCGTGGCGAGATCGCCGTCCGCATCCTGCGCAGCGCGCGCGACCTCGGCCTGCGGACGGTCGCGGTCTACTCCGACGCCGACGCGGCCGTCCCGCACGTCCGGCTCGCCGACGAGGCCGTCCGGCTCGGTCCGGGGCCGGCCGCCGAGAGCTACCTGCGCACCGAGCTCGTCCTGCACGCCGCCGCCGAGACCGGTGCGGGCGCGATCCACCCCGGCTACGGGTTCCTGTCCGAGAACGCGGCGTTCGCCGCGCAGGTCGAGGCCGCCGGGCTCGCGTTCGTGGGGCCGACGCCGGCCCACCTGTCGGTGTTCGGCGACAAGCACGAGGCGCGCGAGGCCGCCCGCGCCGCGGGCGTGCCGCTGGTCGCCGGCTCGGGCCTCCTGGAGAGCGTGGCCGACGCGCTGGCCGCCGCCGAGGTCGTCGGCTACCCGGTGATGGTCAAGGCGGTCGGGGGCGGCGGCGGGATCGGCATGCAGGCGTGCGCCGACCCCGGCGAGCTCGTCGCGGCGTTCGACCGCGTGCAGCGGATCGCCGCCGCGTCGTTCGGGTCCGCCGGGGTGTTCCTCGAGCGGTACGTCGCCCACGCACGGCACCTCGAGGTGCAGGTCTTCGGGGACGGCGCGGGTCGCGTCGTGAGCCTCGGCGACCGCGACTGCTCGCTGCAGCGCCGCCACCAGAAGGTCGTCGAGGAGGCCCCCGCACCCGCGCTGCCGTCCTCCGTCCGCGCGGAGCTGCACGCGTCGGCGCGTGCGCTCACCGCGTCCGTCGCGTACCGGTCCGCCGGGACCGTCGAGTACGTGTACGACGTCGACCGCGGCGAGGTGTCGTTCCTCGAGGTCAACACGCGCCTGCAGGTCGAGCACCCCGTGACCGAGGCCGTCACGGGCGTCGACCTCGTCGCGTGGATGATCCGCCTCGCGCAGGGCGACGCGTCGTTCCTCGACGAGGTCCCCGACGCCGGCCCGGCGATCCGCGGCCACGCGATCGAGGCGCGCGTCTACGCCGAGGACCCCCGCAAGGACCATCAGCCGAGCGCCGGCCTGCTCACCGAGGTCGTCTACCCCGACCCGTCGACGGGGGTGCGCGTCGACGCGTGGGCCGAGACCGGGCAGGAGGTCACGACGCTCTACGACCCGATGCTCGCCAAGGTGATCGTGCACGCCGACGACCGCGACGCCGCGCTCGACGCGTGCGCCGCCGCGCTCGCGGACACGCGCATGTCGGGCCTCCAGACGAACCTGCCGCTGCTGCGCGCCGCCGTCGCCGACCCGGCGGTGCGCGCCGCGACGCACACGACGGGCACGCTCGGCGGGGTCGTCGACGACGAGCCGCACGTCGCGGTCGAGCGGCCCGGCGTCATGACGACCGTGCAGGACTGGCCCGGACGGCTCGGGCACTGGGACGTCGGCATCTCGCCGTCCGGACCGATGGACGACCTGTCGTTCCGGCTCGGCAACCGCGCGCTCGGCAACCCCGAGGGCGTGCCCGGCCTGGAGTGCACGCTCACCGGCCCGCGCCTGCGGTTCAGTCACGAGGCGGTCGTCTGCGTGACCGGCGCCGACGCGCCCGTGACGGTCGACGGCGAGCCCGTGCCGCAGTGGGAACCCGTCGTCGTGCCGGCGGGGTCGGTGCTCGATGTCGGCGCACCCTCCGGTGCGGGCCTGCGCACCTACGTGCTCGTGCGCGGCGGGCTCGACGTACCGCTCTACCTCGGGTCCGCGTCGACGTTCTCGCTCGGCGGGTTCGGCGGGTACACCGGCCGCGCGCTCGCGCTCGGCGACACCCTCGTCCCGGCCGTGGTCCCGTCCGACGCGCCGCCCGTCGCGCCCGTGCCCGTCGAGGACCGGCCGCAGCTCGTGCACGCGTGGGAGGTCGCCGTCCAGGAAGGGCCGCAGCCCGCGCCGACGTACTTCACGCCCGACGACATGCGGATGCTGTACGACGCGACGTGGCAGGTGCAGACGCACGCCAACCGCACCGGCATCCGCCTCACCGGACCCAAGCCGCAGTGGGCGCGGCCCGACGGCGGCGAGGCCGGACTCCACCCGTCGAACCTGCACGACAACCCGTACTCCGTCGGTGCGCTCAACGTCTCGGGCGACACCCCGATCCTGCTCGGCCCCGACGGGCCCAGCCTCGGCGGGTTCGCGTGCCCCGTGACCGTCGTCGCCGGGCACCGCTGGAAGATGGGCCAGATCCGCCCGGGCGACACCGTCCGACTCGTGCCCGTCCCCGAGGCGACCGCCGACGCGCTGCGCGGGTCCGACGCCCTGCGTGCCGCCGCCACCGTCCCGTCCGCGCTCGCGACCGGGCCCGACGGCGACGACGGCGTGCTCGCGCGTGTCCCCGGCGACCCGGACGACCCGCTCGGCACCCCCGACGTCGTCTACCTGCGCGGCGGCGACGACAACGTGCTCGTCGAGTACGGGCCGATGGTGCTCGACCTCGGCCTCCGCATGCGCGTCCACGCGCTCGGCGAGGCGCTGCGCGCACGCGACCTGTCCGGCATCGTCGACATCACGCCGGGCGTGCGGTCGCTGCACGTGCACGTCGACCCCGACGCCCTGTCCGTCCGCGCCCTCGTCGCGGTGCTCGTCGAGCTCGAGGCCACGCTGCCCGCGACCGCGGACCTCGTCGTCCCCAGCCGCCGCATCCACCTGCCGCTGTCGTTCGACGACCCCGTGATCGCCGACGCCGTGCACCGCTACCAGGCCGGCGTCCGGCCCGACGCGCCGTGGCTGCCGTCGAACATCGAGTTCGTCCGCCGCATCAACGGGCTGCCGTCGACGGACGACGTCTTCGCCACCATGACCAGCGCCGAGTACCTGGTCCTCGGGCTCGGCGACGTCTACCTCGGCGCCCCGCTGGCCGTGCCGCTCGACCCCCGCCACCGCCTCATGACGACCAAGTACAACCCGGCCCGCACGTGGACCGCCGCCGACACCGTCGGGCTCGGCGGGCAGTACCTGTGCGTCTACGGCATGGACTCGCCCGGCGGCTACCAGCTCGTCGGGCGGACCGTGCCCATCTGGTCCGGCCACCGTCAGCGCGGCGTGTTCGAGCCCGGCAAGCCCTGGCTGCTGCGGTTCTTCGACCGCGTCGTCTGGCACCCCGTCGGCGCCGCGGAGCTCCTCGAGCAGCGGGCCGCGTTCGCCGCCGGACGCCTCGACGTCGAGGTCGAGCACGGCACGTTCTCCTACCGCGAGCACCTCGACCTGCTCGCCGCGCACGCCGACGACATCGCGACGTTCCAGTCCCGGCAGGCCGCCGCGTTCGCCGACGAGCGTGCCGCGTGGGCCGCCGCCGGAGAGCTCGACGCGCACGACGAGCCGGCACCCGACGCGGGTCCGGCCGGTGCGGGCCTCGCCGGTGCCGCGCAGATCGAGCTCGCCGACGGGCACGTGCTCGTCGAGGCGCCGATGGTCGGCAGCGTGTGGCGCGTCGAGGCCGCGTCGGGCAGCCAGGTCCGCGAGGGCGACCTGCTCGTCGCGCTCGAGGCCATGAAGCTCGAGCTCGGTGTCGTCGCACCCGCGGACGGGCGGGTCCTGGAGGTCCTGGTCGCACCCGGTCAGCAGGTCGCGCCCGGCGCGCCCCTCGCGATCCTCGCGGTGGGCCCGTGA